A single region of the Pseudomonas marvdashtae genome encodes:
- the putP gene encoding sodium/proline symporter PutP has product MSVSNPTLITFVIYIAAMVLIGLMAYRSTNNLSDYILGGRSLGSVVTALSAGASDMSGWLLMGLPGAIYMSGLSESWIAIGLIIGAYLNWLFVAGRLRVQTEHNGDALTLPDYFSSRFEDTSGLLRIISAVVILVFFTIYCASGIVAGARLFESTFGMSYETALWAGAAATIAYTFIGGFLAVSWTDTVQATLMIFALILTPIIVLLATGGVDTTFLAIEAKDPTSFDMLKNTTFIGIISLMGWGLGYFGQPHILARFMAADSVKSIAKARRISMAWMILCLGGTVAVGFFGIAYFSAHPEVAGPVTENPERVFIELAKILFNPWVAGVLLSAILAAVMSTLSCQLLVCSSALTEDFYKTFLRKSASQLELVWVGRAMVLLVALVAIALAANPENRVLGLVSYAWAGFGAAFGPVVLISVIWKNMTRNGALAGILVGAITVVVWKHFELLGLYEIIPGFIFASLAIYFVSKMGSPTAGMLQRFDAAEKDFRLNQ; this is encoded by the coding sequence ATGAGTGTTAGCAACCCCACCCTGATCACCTTCGTGATCTACATCGCAGCCATGGTCCTGATCGGCCTGATGGCTTACCGCTCCACCAATAACCTTTCCGACTACATCCTGGGCGGTCGTAGCTTGGGCAGTGTCGTGACGGCCCTCTCTGCCGGTGCCTCCGACATGAGCGGCTGGTTGTTGATGGGTTTGCCCGGTGCTATCTACATGTCCGGCCTGTCGGAAAGCTGGATCGCCATCGGCCTGATCATCGGTGCCTACCTGAACTGGCTGTTCGTGGCCGGTCGCCTGCGGGTCCAGACCGAGCACAACGGCGATGCGCTGACGCTGCCAGACTATTTCTCCAGCCGTTTTGAAGACACCAGCGGTTTGCTGCGAATCATCTCGGCGGTCGTCATCCTGGTGTTCTTCACCATCTACTGCGCGTCCGGCATCGTCGCCGGTGCCCGCCTGTTCGAAAGCACCTTCGGCATGTCCTACGAGACAGCGCTGTGGGCCGGTGCCGCCGCGACCATCGCCTACACCTTTATCGGCGGTTTCCTGGCCGTGAGCTGGACCGATACCGTACAGGCCACCTTGATGATCTTCGCGTTGATCCTTACGCCGATCATCGTGCTGCTGGCCACCGGCGGTGTCGACACCACGTTCCTGGCCATCGAAGCGAAAGATCCCACTTCGTTCGACATGCTGAAAAACACCACCTTCATCGGGATCATCTCGCTGATGGGCTGGGGCCTGGGCTACTTCGGCCAACCGCACATCCTGGCGCGCTTCATGGCGGCGGATTCGGTCAAGTCGATCGCCAAGGCACGTCGCATCTCCATGGCCTGGATGATCCTGTGCCTGGGCGGCACCGTTGCCGTCGGTTTCTTCGGTATCGCTTACTTCTCGGCCCATCCTGAAGTCGCGGGCCCGGTTACCGAAAACCCTGAGCGCGTGTTCATCGAACTGGCCAAGATCCTGTTCAATCCTTGGGTTGCCGGAGTACTGCTGTCGGCCATCCTGGCCGCTGTGATGAGCACCCTGAGCTGCCAATTGCTGGTGTGCTCGAGCGCCCTGACCGAAGACTTCTACAAGACCTTCCTGCGCAAGAGCGCTTCCCAGCTGGAATTGGTCTGGGTCGGTCGTGCCATGGTGTTGTTGGTGGCATTGGTCGCCATCGCCCTGGCTGCTAACCCGGAAAATCGTGTACTGGGTCTGGTGAGCTACGCCTGGGCCGGTTTCGGTGCCGCATTCGGTCCGGTTGTTCTGATCTCGGTAATCTGGAAGAACATGACCCGCAATGGCGCCCTGGCCGGTATCCTGGTTGGTGCGATCACCGTCGTGGTCTGGAAACACTTCGAACTGCTGGGCCTGTACGAAATCATCCCGGGCTTCATCTTCGCTAGCCTGGCTATCTATTTTGTCAGCAAGATGGGCTCGCCTACCGCCGGTATGCTGCAGCGCTTCGACGCGGCCGAGAAAGATTTCCGCTTGAACCAGTAA